The genomic interval TGCTAGTAATAAACGAAAACTCAATTATGTAGAAGGTATATTGCACAATTGGCAAAACGAATCGTTACTAACCATCGAGGACATTAATAACGCTCAAGATAAAACTAACAAAACAACAAAAAGCGGCGGGACACGTTATGAATCATGGTAAGGAGTGAAATTATGCAGAAAGTGAATGAGCCTATACAAAAGCTAGGTGGTCGTATTAAACAAGTCGGAACTCGAGAGTGTGAAAGGTGCGGAGCTTCGGTTCCAGTGTTTGTACGAAAGGATAAAGAAGGAAATACCCACCAAGAATCTACTTGTTTAGATTGTGAAACAAATAAAACACGCTCGCAAACACCTGTTAAAGAAGATGTGCAAAAAGAAAAAGTTAATGATTTTGCTATTAACAATGAGCGGATTCCTGAAAAGTTAATCGGCAAAACAGTGTCTGAACTCATTCCGGAGAATGAGTCAGAAACAGCTATGAAGGAATCCGTTACTGATTATATCATGAACTTTGGGAAAACAGAGCATAATTCCCTTGTATTAGCAGGAGCAATGGGCTTAGGTAAGAGTCATCTGGCTTATGCAGCAGGTATAGAACTACGAAGGCAAGGTTTTATCACGATGTTTATTAACACTAATGATTTCTTAGATCTTATCAAAAGCACATTCGGAGGAAAAACAGTTTTATCGGAGCGTAAGATCTTTGAGAAGATCGGGCAAATCGATTTATTAATTTTTGATGAAATAGGTGGTGAATACGACAAAAATAAAAACGGATTTGAAAGCTGGGCTTCCGAAAAAATCTTGAAAGTTGCGGATTCACGGGAAACGCTACCAACGATTTACACAACAAACTATTCCCCGGCTGGCTTCGAAAAAAAATACGGAAATATACAGGGCGGTAGAATCGTTTCTCGGATGTTTGCTGGTGCAAAGCGGATTAATGTTGAAGGTAGAGATAGACGAGTACAACAATTCTAGGAGGAAACTAATGAGTGTGTAAAATGCCAAGGTGTATCAAAGGTTGGTTCTTACAATAAGGATGTTTGACCAATCATGCTTATGTCTCAAAAAAATGTCATTTGGGTGTTGATTCCTAGTGTGGCATATCCATGGGGTAAAAGGCATTAGGGTTCCTAAATCCAAAATGATCTATTCATCACTGATAAATTACAAAAGGGAAGCAGTGTCCCTATAACATCTGTTTCCCTCTGAAAATATGGACCGGACAGAGATAATTATACAACATTCTAAAGTCATTATGAAGCAAAAATTGGGCAAGGACTAAAATGATGTGTAGGACAAATTGTCTTACACATCAATCACACAAAATAATCACGAATCTATCGAAAAAATCTCTTAAAGCACCACATCATTTGGGTAAAATATCACAAACGCATATAATACAGAAATTGGAGGAATTATAATGGACCTTATTAATAAAGCTCTTGAGGAAGGCCAACGGGCAGGAGAATTACTTGGTGAGTCAAAATGGAGATGTACTCGTGTGTTATTAGGAGTTATCGATACAGGAAACTATAATCATATTGTAGAGGCTGTTTTTAAAATATATATCGCGATACAATTACCAATGCCTTTGGTATTCTTAAAAGATATGAATGAAAAGAATTACGAACGCCTTACACTAGCCTTTGTAGGGGGGATTTTAAGTGAATAATAGAAAAGCTAATACACAAGTATCACCTAGTCATAATTATTGCATGTGTCAGCAAAATCATCACCATATCAATATCGAACCACATTTCTACGAAGTTATTCTCAAAATTACCAAGCATGAATTTAAATCAGGATCCGTTAAAAGAGAAGCCTTGTTCATCCACAAGACTTCTCTATTTTTTATACCTATAAGTTGTTAGAAACGAGTTACACTCATCATTTCCCCAGCAGGAAAAACAAATCGATTTTTTGCATCAAATGTTAGTGGTTCGTTCGCTTGGAAGACGTGCAAAGATTCCCCACTGTTCATTTTCCCTTGATAACGCACTTTAGCTATTGCATGTGCTTCTTCTAAAGATAAAGCATCTACAACTCCTAATTCTTCATCCTTTTCATCTGATGTACGAACCA from Lentibacillus cibarius carries:
- a CDS encoding ATP-binding protein; this encodes MQKVNEPIQKLGGRIKQVGTRECERCGASVPVFVRKDKEGNTHQESTCLDCETNKTRSQTPVKEDVQKEKVNDFAINNERIPEKLIGKTVSELIPENESETAMKESVTDYIMNFGKTEHNSLVLAGAMGLGKSHLAYAAGIELRRQGFITMFINTNDFLDLIKSTFGGKTVLSERKIFEKIGQIDLLIFDEIGGEYDKNKNGFESWASEKILKVADSRETLPTIYTTNYSPAGFEKKYGNIQGGRIVSRMFAGAKRINVEGRDRRVQQF